A genomic stretch from Ficedula albicollis isolate OC2 chromosome 4A, FicAlb1.5, whole genome shotgun sequence includes:
- the SLC7A3 gene encoding cationic amino acid transporter 3, which produces MLGGKMTSFGKKLIRRRMVDLSSDTHFSRCLSTLDLISLGVGSTLGAGVYVMAGEVAKEMAGPSIVLSFLVAAFSSVLAGLCYAEFGARVPKAGSAYLYSYVTVGEIWAFIAGWNLILSYVIGTASVARAWSAAFDNIIGNHISTFFASKIPMQLPGVLAKHPDFFALILILLLTVLLAFGVSESALVNKIFTAVNLLVLSFVIIAGFIKGDIKNWQLSEKDYVNFSQSDSPNDMKKTFGSGGFFPFGLEGMLTGAATCFYAFVGFDCIATTGEEARNPQRSIPIGIIVSLLICFVAYFGVSASLTLMVPFYLLDKSSPLPEAFKAVGWEPARYAVAVGSLCALSTSLLGSMFPMPRVIHAMAEDGLLFRFLSRIHSGRKTPLIATFVSGFFAAVFALLLELKDLVDLMSIGTLLAYTLVAVCVLILRYQPRQLNSPRAMEMLELNGNEEDRVIMDPTITAASAQHKETLSLAMLFNPPGDTPTVLSGRIVYVCVAVIAALITVTCVVLTVSMAALKDASVGWIVALVLLFVALLILTIIIWRQPQSNARLNFKVPFLPLLPIFSTFVNILLMVKLDSGTWARFAVCMVVGFIIYFAYGIWNSVEAKNAERACATVEKPVHHPGQDLSPGASAV; this is translated from the exons AtgttggggggaaaaatgacCAGTTTTGGGAAGAAGCTGATCCGCCGGCGCATGGTGGACCTGAGCTCTGACACACATTTTTCTCGCTGCCTCTCCACACTGGACCTTATATCCCTGGGTGTGGGTAGCACACTAGGGGCTGGTGTGTACGTGATGGCTGGTGAGGTAGCCAAGGAAATGGCTGGTCCCTCTATTGTTCTCTCCTTTCTGGTGGCTGCTTTCTCATCTGTACTGGCTGGACTCTGCTACGCAGAGTTTGGGGCGCGTGTCCCCAAAGCTGGCTCTGCGTATCTCTACAGCTACGTTACCGTTGGCGAGATCTGGGCTTTCATTGCCGGTTGGAACCTCATTCTCTCCTATGTGATAG GTACGGCCAGTGTGGCACGAGCCTGGAGTGCAGCATTTGACAACATCATCGGCAACCACATCTCCACTTTCTTTGCCAGCAAGATCCCAATGCAACTGCCAGGAGTGCTGGCCAAGCATCCAGACTTCTTTGCTTTAATCCTGATTTTGCTGCTTACTG TACTGCTGGCTTTTGGTGTCAGCGAATCTGCCCTCGTGAACAAAATCTTCACAGCAGTGAACCTGTTGGTGCTGAGCTTTGTCATCATTGCTGGCTTCATCAAGGGAGACATCAAGAACTGGCAGCTTTCAGAGAAGGACTATGTCAACTTCTCGCAGTCAGACTCACCGAATGACAT gaaaaaaacttttGGTTCTGGTGGGTTTTTCCCCTTTGGACTGGAAGGGATGCTGACCGGTGCTGCCACCTGTTTCTATGCCTTCGTGGGCTTTGACTGTATTGCCACCACAG GGGAGGAAGCCAGGAACCCACAACGCTCGATTCCCATTGGCATCATTGTGTCCCTCCTCATCTGCTTTGTGGCTTATTTCGGGGTTTCTGCATCCCTGACTCTCATGGTGCCCTTCTACCTCCTGGACAAGAGCAGCCCTCTGCCTGAGGCTTTCAAGGCAGTTGGCTGGGAACCAGCCCGCTACGCTGTTGCCGTTGGCTCACTCTGTGCCCTCTCCACCAG CTTGCTGGGCTCCATGTTTCCCATGCCCCGAGTGATCCATGCCATGGCAGAGGACGGGCTGCTCTTCAGGTTCCTCTCCCGGATCCACAGTGGCAGAAAGACCCCTCTGATTGCCACCTTTGTCTCGGGGTTCTTCGCAG CTGTGTTTGCCCTCCTGCTTGAGCTGAAGGACCTGGTGGACCTCATGTCGATCGGCACGCTGCTGGCCTACACCCTGGTGGCGGTGTGCGTGCTCATCCTCCG GTACCAGCCCAGACAGCTGAACTCCCCGAGGGCCATGGAAATGCTGGAGCTGAATGGGAATGAGGAGGACAGAGTGATCATGGACCCGACCATcactgctgccagtgcccagcacaaAGAGACGTTGTCGCTGGCGATGCTCTTCAAtccacctggggacacccccactGTGCTCTCAGGGCGCATTGTCTATGTCTGTGTCGCAGTCATTG CCGCACTGATCACAGTCACCTGCGTGGTCCTGACCGTCAGTATGGCTGCGCTGAAGGATGCCAGTGTGGGCTGGATTGTGGCTCTGGTGCTGCTCTTTGTGGCTCTGCTCATTCTCACCATCATCATTTGGAGGCAGCCTCAGAGCAATGCACGGTTAAACTTCAAA GTCCCTTTCCTCCCACTCCTGCCAATCTTCAGCACCTTCGTTAACATCCTGCTGATGGTCAAGCTGGATTCAGGCACCTGGGCGCGCTTTGCCGTCTGCATGGTTGTGG gttttattatttactttGCCTATGGAATTTGGAACAGCGTGGAAGcgaaaaatgcagaaagagcCTGTGCCACAGTAGAAAAGCCTGTGCACCATCCTGGACAGGACCTCAGCCCTGGGGCTTCTGCAGTCTGA
- the SNX12 gene encoding sorting nexin-12, translated as MSEAAVADTRRLNAKPQDLTDAYGPPSNFLEIDIFNPQTVGMGRARYTSYELRMRTNLPIFKLKESCVRRRYSDFEWLKNELERDSKIVVPPLPGKALKRQLPFRGDEGIFEESFIEERRQGLEQFINKIAGHPLAQNERCLHMFLQEETIDRNYVPGKVRQ; from the exons ATGTCGGAGGCGGCGGTGGCGGACACCCGGCGCCTCAACGCGAAGCCGCAGGACCTCACGGACGCGTACGGGCCGCCCAGCAACTTCCTCGAGATCGACATCTTCAACCCACAGACCGTGGGCATGGGCCGCGCCAGATACACCAGCTACGAGCTCCGCATGCGG ACAAACCTCCCCATCTTCAAATTGAAGGAGTCATGTGTGAGGAGACGATACAGCGACTTTGAGTGGCTGAAGAATGAGCTGGAACGAGACAGTAAG ATTGTAGTGCCACCGCTGCCTGGAAAAGCTTTGAAACGACAGCTTCCCTTCCGAGGAGATGAAGGCATCTTTGAGGAGTCTTTCATCGAGGAGCGGAGACAGGGCCTAGAACAGTTTATTAACAA aattGCTGGACACCCACTGGCACAGAACGAGCGCTGCTTACATATGTTCCTGCAAGAGGAGACTATTGATAGGAATTACGTCCCAGGGAAAGTGCGCCAGTAG